Proteins from a genomic interval of Halopseudomonas litoralis:
- the rmf gene encoding ribosome modulation factor gives MRRLKRDPMERAYLRGYQNGVQGKSQDSCPFNSTAGRQNWINGWREGRADHWAGFTGISGVHRLNEMRAVG, from the coding sequence ATGAGAAGACTAAAGCGTGATCCGATGGAACGAGCATATTTGCGCGGATATCAGAACGGCGTTCAAGGCAAGTCTCAAGACTCCTGTCCCTTCAACAGCACTGCCGGCAGACAGAACTGGATCAATGGCTGGCGTGAAGGCAGAGCCGACCACTGGGCAGGATTCACCGGTATTTCAGGCGTGCATCGCCTCAATGAGATGCGCGCTGTAGGGTAA
- the greB gene encoding transcription elongation factor GreB: protein MKTPLITRQGYEGLRKELDELWRVERPETTRKVSWAASLGDRSENADYQYNKKRLREIDRRVRYLRKCLEYLKVVDYRSEQEGKVFFGAWVEIENEEEKRLRFRIVGYDEIFNRKDYISIDSPMARALLKKQVDDEAEVTTDAGTTLWYINSIEYEKD, encoded by the coding sequence TTGAAGACACCGCTGATCACGCGCCAGGGCTATGAAGGTTTGCGCAAGGAGCTGGATGAACTCTGGCGGGTCGAACGCCCGGAAACGACGAGGAAAGTTAGCTGGGCGGCCAGCTTGGGTGATCGCAGTGAGAACGCCGATTATCAATACAACAAGAAGCGTCTGCGTGAGATTGATCGCCGGGTGCGGTATCTGCGCAAGTGTCTGGAGTACCTCAAGGTTGTCGATTATCGGTCTGAGCAGGAAGGCAAGGTGTTCTTTGGTGCCTGGGTCGAAATCGAGAACGAAGAGGAAAAACGTCTGCGGTTTCGGATCGTCGGTTATGACGAAATCTTCAACCGCAAGGATTACATCTCCATCGACTCACCCATGGCCAGGGCACTGTTGAAAAAGCAGGTCGATGACGAGGCGGAAGTGACAACCGACGCGGGAACCACGCTTTGGTATATCAATTCGATTGAGTATGAGAAGGACTGA
- a CDS encoding quinone-dependent dihydroorotate dehydrogenase yields the protein MYSNLRSLMFHLPAETSHDLALDMIGAAGRLRLASCLARPVQPQPVKLLGMTFDNPVGLAAGLDKNAIAVDGLAGLGFGFLEVGTVTPRPQPGNPKPRLFRLPEASAIINRMGFNNLGVDALMERVARVRYQGTLGINIGKNATTPVGRAVDDYLYCLRKVYSHAGYVTVNLSSPNTPGLRTLQYGDTLKILLAEIKACQQELASLYDRYVPIAIKIAPDMTPEELTLVARTLLEEGMDAVIATNTTLDRSRVEGLTFADEEGGLSGGPLTDASTNVIRILADEIKGQMPIIGVGGILTGADAAAKIAAGASLVQLYSGFIYRGPELIRECVDAIAALNSGAAESNRG from the coding sequence ATGTATTCCAACCTGCGTTCCCTGATGTTTCACCTGCCTGCCGAAACGTCCCATGACCTGGCGCTGGACATGATCGGCGCTGCCGGGCGGCTGCGTCTGGCTTCCTGTCTTGCACGACCGGTGCAACCCCAGCCGGTGAAGCTGCTGGGTATGACTTTCGACAATCCGGTGGGCCTGGCCGCGGGGCTGGACAAGAATGCCATTGCGGTGGATGGCCTGGCTGGGCTGGGGTTTGGTTTTCTCGAGGTCGGCACCGTGACCCCGCGGCCGCAGCCGGGGAATCCCAAGCCGCGGCTTTTCCGCTTGCCAGAGGCCAGCGCCATTATCAATCGCATGGGATTCAACAATCTGGGTGTGGACGCCTTGATGGAACGCGTCGCCCGGGTGCGCTATCAGGGGACTCTGGGGATCAATATCGGCAAGAACGCCACGACCCCGGTCGGACGGGCGGTGGACGACTATCTGTATTGTCTGCGCAAGGTCTACAGCCATGCCGGTTATGTAACAGTGAATCTGTCCTCACCCAATACCCCCGGCCTGCGTACCTTGCAGTACGGCGACACGCTCAAGATTTTGTTGGCCGAGATCAAGGCCTGTCAGCAGGAGCTGGCGAGCCTGTATGACCGCTATGTACCCATTGCCATCAAGATCGCTCCGGACATGACGCCCGAGGAGTTGACTCTGGTTGCCCGCACTCTGCTGGAAGAGGGGATGGATGCGGTGATTGCTACCAATACCACTCTGGATCGCTCGCGAGTGGAGGGTCTGACTTTCGCTGATGAGGAAGGTGGGTTGTCAGGCGGACCGCTGACTGACGCCTCGACCAACGTGATCCGCATTCTGGCTGATGAAATCAAGGGCCAGATGCCGATTATTGGTGTCGGTGGGATTCTGACCGGCGCCGATGCGGCGGCCAAGATCGCAGCGGGTGCCAGTCTGGTACAGCTGTACAGCGGCTTCATCTACCGTGGGCCGGAACTGATCCGCGAATGTGTGGATGCGATTGCGGCGCTGAACAGCGGTGCTGCAGAAAGTAACCGGGGCTGA
- a CDS encoding IS110 family RNA-guided transposase — MTKSVESILVGIDVSKAELVIARSDAPQIDTINNSPSAIKRWLKSLPQGSRIALEATGIYHRQLATLAHAAAHPLYLLDGYRLSRYRDGVGTRAKTDPSDARLILRYLSNELEELKPWIPAHDAFYRIQSLMRRRASLVHTRVALSQSLQDVPELKQASKQLDTHIRRVELLITQRLKQALADVGWDADAKRCMDIEGIGELSSMALANTFHRGRFKSSDAFIAYLGMDVKVRDSGKQAGRRKLTKKGDPELRRLLYNAAMAARKTAAWKALYETYLSQGLKPIQALIKLARKLARIAFALMQNQTVYRPKT, encoded by the coding sequence ATGACAAAATCTGTTGAATCTATCCTGGTGGGTATCGATGTCAGCAAGGCGGAGCTGGTGATCGCTCGCAGTGACGCCCCTCAGATCGACACGATCAACAACTCCCCCAGCGCTATTAAGCGCTGGTTGAAGTCGTTGCCGCAGGGCTCAAGGATCGCGCTGGAAGCCACCGGAATTTATCATCGGCAACTGGCCACGCTGGCTCATGCAGCAGCACACCCGCTCTACTTACTGGATGGTTATCGGCTCAGCCGTTACCGCGATGGGGTAGGTACCCGGGCCAAGACCGACCCGTCTGATGCCAGACTGATCCTGCGTTATTTGAGCAACGAGCTTGAGGAGCTCAAGCCTTGGATCCCTGCCCATGATGCGTTTTACCGCATCCAAAGCCTGATGCGCCGTCGAGCCTCGCTGGTTCATACCCGAGTAGCGTTGAGCCAGAGCTTGCAGGATGTACCTGAGTTGAAGCAGGCGAGCAAACAGCTGGATACCCATATCCGTCGCGTTGAGCTGCTGATTACCCAGCGCCTGAAGCAGGCCTTGGCAGACGTAGGCTGGGACGCAGATGCAAAACGCTGCATGGACATCGAAGGCATTGGCGAGCTGAGCTCAATGGCACTCGCCAACACCTTCCACCGAGGTCGCTTCAAGAGCAGTGACGCCTTCATCGCTTACCTGGGGATGGATGTCAAAGTCCGAGACTCTGGCAAGCAGGCAGGCCGACGAAAACTCACCAAGAAAGGCGACCCGGAATTACGCCGCCTGCTCTACAACGCGGCTATGGCTGCCCGTAAAACCGCTGCCTGGAAGGCGTTATACGAGACCTATCTATCACAGGGACTCAAGCCCATCCAGGCGCTGATCAAGCTGGCAAGAAAGTTGGCGCGCATTGCCTTTGCCTTGATGCAGAATCAAACGGTTTATCGGCCCAAAACCTGA
- a CDS encoding DEAD/DEAH box helicase — MSDTAPAAPQFADLGLPAPLLEALNSLGYETPSPIQAEAIPTLLAGDDLLGLAQTGTGKTAAFALPVLAGIDVSIRATQALILTPTRELALQVAEALQRYAQNMRGFSVLALYGGSPFAPQFKALERGAHVVVATPGRLTDHMRRGSIKFENMRFLVLDEADEMLKMGFADDLDAVFEKVPENTQKALFSATMPTGVRTVARKHMREPKEIRLHSGKSSSLDTITQKVWEVANHHKLDAMTRLLEVEPVEAMIVFVRTKTASLELSERLEARGFAAAALNGDLSQQLREQVVDRLKRGLLDIVVATDVAARGLDVERISHVLNYDLPHDSESYVHRIGRTGRAGRSGTAILFVTPRERRMLGMLEKATGQKIEQQALPTADAVRSGRLSKLGTRLQKAAETTGSLHQQLVDDLLQLTNMEPLELAASLLAILPGAKTLVEPVADLPVAPPRREMDDERDSGLVRYKVQGGRSNGLMPKPLVDALVKHGGLRRQQIGHIKMFTEHTGVYLPQMDQSVLGKLAGIEVNGVALQIREWPLPPGETERPRSPRPPRKDFAGKPRAAKPPRRS, encoded by the coding sequence ATGTCCGATACCGCTCCGGCGGCACCGCAGTTTGCCGATCTCGGCTTGCCTGCACCGCTTCTTGAGGCTCTGAACAGCCTCGGCTACGAAACACCCTCCCCTATCCAGGCCGAGGCTATTCCGACTCTTTTGGCCGGCGACGACCTGCTGGGCCTTGCTCAGACCGGCACCGGCAAGACCGCGGCCTTTGCACTGCCCGTACTGGCAGGCATCGACGTCAGCATCCGCGCAACTCAGGCGCTGATCCTCACGCCTACCCGCGAACTCGCTCTGCAAGTGGCTGAAGCCCTGCAGCGTTACGCGCAGAACATGCGCGGCTTTTCCGTGTTGGCGCTGTACGGCGGCTCCCCCTTCGCTCCGCAGTTCAAAGCGCTTGAGCGAGGCGCCCATGTCGTCGTGGCTACACCAGGCCGCCTGACTGACCACATGCGTCGCGGCAGCATCAAGTTCGAGAACATGCGCTTCCTGGTACTCGACGAAGCCGACGAAATGCTCAAGATGGGTTTTGCCGACGACCTCGACGCCGTATTCGAGAAAGTGCCGGAAAACACCCAGAAGGCCCTGTTCTCCGCCACCATGCCGACAGGCGTGCGCACCGTTGCCCGCAAGCACATGCGTGAGCCGAAGGAAATCCGCCTGCACAGCGGCAAGAGCAGCAGCCTGGACACCATTACCCAGAAAGTCTGGGAAGTGGCCAACCACCACAAACTGGATGCCATGACCCGCCTGCTCGAAGTCGAGCCAGTCGAAGCCATGATCGTGTTTGTGCGCACCAAGACTGCCAGTCTGGAGCTGTCCGAGCGCCTGGAAGCCCGTGGCTTTGCCGCCGCAGCGCTGAACGGTGACCTCAGCCAGCAACTGCGTGAACAGGTGGTTGACCGCCTCAAACGTGGCCTGTTGGATATCGTCGTCGCTACCGACGTGGCCGCCCGGGGTCTGGACGTGGAGCGTATTTCCCACGTACTCAATTACGATCTGCCCCACGACAGCGAATCCTATGTGCACCGCATCGGTCGTACTGGCCGTGCCGGTCGCTCCGGTACCGCCATCCTGTTTGTCACGCCGCGTGAACGTCGCATGCTGGGCATGCTGGAAAAGGCCACCGGTCAGAAGATCGAACAGCAGGCTCTACCGACCGCCGATGCGGTACGCAGTGGTCGCCTGAGCAAGCTGGGTACGCGCCTGCAGAAAGCTGCGGAAACCACTGGCTCACTGCACCAGCAACTGGTTGACGACCTGCTGCAGCTGACCAACATGGAACCGCTGGAACTGGCTGCCAGCCTGCTGGCAATCCTGCCCGGGGCCAAGACCCTGGTCGAGCCGGTAGCTGATCTGCCCGTTGCGCCACCGCGCCGTGAAATGGACGATGAGCGCGACAGCGGCCTGGTCCGCTACAAAGTGCAGGGCGGTCGCTCCAACGGTCTGATGCCCAAGCCGCTGGTTGATGCGCTGGTCAAGCACGGCGGTCTGCGCCGTCAGCAGATCGGTCACATCAAGATGTTCACCGAGCATACCGGTGTCTACCTGCCGCAGATGGATCAGTCCGTCCTCGGCAAGCTGGCCGGCATCGAGGTCAACGGTGTAGCTCTGCAGATCCGCGAATGGCCGCTGCCGCCCGGTGAAACCGAGCGTCCACGCAGCCCCCGTCCGCCGCGCAAGGATTTTGCCGGTAAACCCCGCGCAGCCAAGCCGCCACGGCGCAGCTGA
- a CDS encoding TatD family hydrolase, which produces MEWVDIGVNLLDAAFDKDREAVLERAWAAGISQMILTATSVDDCAAIQAQCTEDPLRLFCTAGVHPHEARHWNTTQATDLRLLAAADCVRAIGECGLDFNRDFSPRPLQIKALEEQLELAVELGYPVFLHEREASDTLVGILRDFRDRLPAAVVHCFTADKAALYGYLDLDLHIGVTGWICDERRGTHLQTLVRDIPAGRLMLETDAPWLLPRTLSPKPKSRRNEPAFLPEVANMVARCREESLEQLAEHTTATARAFFQLP; this is translated from the coding sequence ATGGAATGGGTCGATATCGGCGTCAACCTGCTTGACGCCGCTTTTGACAAGGACCGCGAAGCGGTACTCGAACGGGCCTGGGCGGCCGGTATCAGTCAGATGATACTGACCGCCACCTCGGTGGACGACTGCGCAGCAATACAGGCGCAGTGCACCGAGGACCCGCTCCGGCTGTTCTGTACCGCCGGTGTCCATCCCCACGAAGCCCGTCATTGGAATACCACCCAGGCAACTGACCTGCGCCTGTTGGCCGCCGCAGACTGCGTACGCGCCATCGGCGAGTGCGGTCTGGACTTCAATCGCGATTTCTCACCCCGCCCGCTACAGATCAAGGCTCTTGAAGAGCAGCTTGAACTCGCGGTGGAGCTGGGTTACCCAGTATTTCTGCACGAGCGCGAAGCCAGCGACACGCTGGTGGGCATCCTGCGCGACTTCCGCGACCGGTTACCCGCCGCCGTGGTGCATTGCTTTACCGCAGACAAGGCGGCGCTGTATGGCTATCTGGATCTGGACCTGCATATCGGCGTTACTGGCTGGATCTGTGATGAGCGGCGCGGCACCCATTTGCAAACGCTGGTCAGGGATATTCCCGCTGGCCGCCTGATGCTGGAAACCGACGCTCCCTGGCTGCTGCCACGCACCCTCTCCCCCAAACCGAAGAGCCGCCGCAACGAACCGGCCTTCCTGCCGGAAGTGGCCAACATGGTTGCGCGCTGTCGCGAAGAAAGCCTGGAACAGCTGGCAGAACATACGACGGCGACGGCGCGGGCGTTTTTTCAGTTGCCGTAA
- the dacB gene encoding D-alanyl-D-alanine carboxypeptidase/D-alanyl-D-alanine endopeptidase — protein sequence MLRLKKLTLCCLLPLAGLFASGAAVAENDRGTLPTKVSSALAAAKIPTNAMALAVIPLEGQGLAQYVNADQPVNPASTMKLVTTYAALELLGPNFQWRTDLYGTGAISGGELQGDLIFHSSGDPKLTMERVWLMLRDLRAAGVREVRGDLVLQPADIRIPSDAGRFVDDGNDPSKPFLVEPDPLLTNLKLLSLKSFADADGIRTHLEPALPEVTIDNQLTRLPAVKSCPWPNVAYAVQDDGKRATITLTGSLHQGCDAERYLSVLDAPVYTASLIRTLWHEMGGRIQGANRIGPSPANARLLARSTSPDLVDVVRDINKYSNNTMARQLFLTIGREQRSAADTDDHKAASRIINQWLADKDIQPTGLVLDNGSGLSRLERMTARDMAQLLAQAWESPYAAEFVASLPLAAMDGTMRRRMRNTPVAGQAHIKTGSLRNVRAIAGITRDNNGQSWAVTAIVNHPSAGGSRQALDSLLSDVYRRGPTDVADSR from the coding sequence ATGCTGCGTCTGAAAAAACTGACCCTGTGCTGCCTCCTTCCTCTCGCCGGCCTGTTCGCCAGCGGTGCCGCTGTTGCTGAAAACGACCGCGGCACCCTGCCCACCAAGGTCAGCTCCGCCCTCGCCGCAGCCAAGATCCCCACCAATGCCATGGCGTTGGCGGTCATCCCGCTGGAAGGCCAGGGCCTGGCGCAATATGTGAACGCCGATCAGCCGGTCAATCCGGCCTCGACCATGAAGTTGGTCACTACTTACGCCGCCCTGGAACTGCTCGGCCCGAATTTCCAATGGCGGACAGATTTGTATGGCACCGGAGCGATCAGCGGCGGCGAGCTGCAGGGGGACCTGATATTTCACAGCAGCGGCGACCCCAAGCTGACCATGGAGCGCGTATGGTTGATGTTGCGTGACCTGCGTGCCGCCGGCGTGCGCGAAGTGCGCGGCGATCTGGTACTGCAGCCGGCGGATATCCGCATACCATCGGATGCCGGCAGGTTTGTGGACGACGGCAATGATCCGAGCAAACCCTTTCTGGTCGAACCTGATCCGCTGCTGACCAATCTCAAGCTGCTGTCGCTGAAAAGCTTCGCCGATGCCGACGGGATTCGTACCCATCTGGAGCCGGCCTTGCCGGAAGTAACCATCGATAATCAGCTGACCAGGCTGCCCGCGGTCAAGAGCTGTCCATGGCCGAACGTGGCCTATGCGGTCCAGGATGACGGCAAGCGCGCCACCATCACCCTCACCGGCTCGCTGCATCAGGGCTGCGACGCGGAACGCTATCTGTCGGTGCTGGATGCCCCGGTGTATACCGCCAGCCTTATTCGCACCCTGTGGCATGAGATGGGCGGGCGCATTCAGGGCGCCAACCGTATCGGGCCCTCGCCGGCGAACGCGCGCCTGCTGGCCCGCAGTACGTCACCGGATCTGGTCGACGTAGTCCGCGATATAAACAAGTACAGCAATAACACCATGGCCAGGCAGTTATTCCTGACCATCGGGCGAGAGCAACGCAGCGCTGCCGATACCGATGATCACAAAGCGGCCAGTCGCATCATCAACCAGTGGTTGGCAGACAAGGATATCCAGCCCACAGGGCTGGTGCTGGATAACGGTTCGGGATTGTCGCGCCTGGAGCGCATGACCGCCCGCGACATGGCGCAACTGCTGGCTCAGGCCTGGGAAAGTCCCTACGCAGCGGAATTTGTTGCCTCCCTGCCGCTGGCAGCCATGGACGGCACCATGCGCCGTCGCATGCGCAATACGCCGGTCGCCGGCCAGGCTCACATCAAGACCGGTTCGCTGCGCAACGTCAGAGCCATCGCCGGCATCACTCGCGACAACAACGGCCAGAGCTGGGCAGTGACTGCCATCGTCAACCACCCCTCCGCCGGCGGCAGCCGTCAGGCGCTGGACTCACTGCTGAGTGACGTCTACCGCCGCGGACCGACGGATGTGGCGGATAGTCGCTGA
- a CDS encoding DUF2835 domain-containing protein, giving the protein MQELIIDLTLPAERYLAWYRGQAGRVMMHSRDGRRVSLPAHHLRPFLTHMGVYGSFVMRFTAEGKLVSLERLE; this is encoded by the coding sequence ATGCAGGAACTGATCATTGATCTGACATTGCCCGCTGAGCGCTACCTGGCCTGGTATCGGGGTCAGGCCGGCCGGGTGATGATGCACAGCCGGGATGGCCGCCGGGTCAGCCTCCCGGCCCATCATCTGCGGCCCTTTCTGACGCACATGGGGGTGTATGGCAGCTTCGTTATGCGCTTTACTGCCGAGGGCAAACTGGTATCTCTGGAGCGGCTGGAATAG
- the rlmKL gene encoding bifunctional 23S rRNA (guanine(2069)-N(7))-methyltransferase RlmK/23S rRNA (guanine(2445)-N(2))-methyltransferase RlmL — protein MRETLEFFITCPKGIEGLLLDELRALGASSARETVAGVHAEGDLELGYRICLWSRLANRVLLILERFPGSDAQSLYDGVARIQWADHLQPDGSLAVDFTGQLAGVDNTHFGALRVKDAIVDRLRTADGTRPSVNKVNPDLRVNVHCRNGEVQLALDLSGTSLHQRGYRLQQGAAPLKENLAAAVLIRANWPALAEQGAALADPMCGSGTFLVEAGLMAADIAPNLHRQQWGFSHWLQHVPALWQRLHAEAQQRADAGLARAPLWIRGYEADPRLLQPLRNNIQRAGLGEWIKVYQGELATFAPHPDQGQKGLVVCNPPYGERLGDAASLVYLYQKLGEVLRSECTGWQAAIFTGNPELGRRMGIRSHKQYSLFNGALPCKLLLMDLQSERYVTGAAPNSAERAERTERAEAGDAPAPMETSARLSESAQMFANRLKKNLKTLGKWARQQQISCYRLYDADMPEFAVAIDVYGDWAHVQEYAAPASISEDKAQARLQDVLVALPQVLGIPVSQVVLKQRQRQAGKQQYQRMDRRGQFMTVNEGQVKLLVNLTDYLDTGLFLDHRPIRLRIAEEARGKRFLNLFCYTASATVHAAVGGARKTTSVDLSKTYLDWARRNLSLNGLSDLHQLVQDDVMKWLEQDRGEYELIFIDPPTFSNSKRLDDVFDVQRDHVQLLDMAMARLAPGGVVYFSNNFRRFRLDSALAEKYQVEDISAQTLDKDFQRNTRIHRTWKLMR, from the coding sequence ATGCGCGAGACCCTTGAATTTTTTATCACCTGTCCGAAAGGAATCGAGGGCTTGTTGCTCGACGAGCTGCGGGCGCTGGGCGCCTCGTCGGCCAGGGAAACTGTCGCCGGTGTGCATGCTGAAGGCGACCTGGAACTGGGCTATCGGATCTGTCTATGGTCACGCTTGGCGAACCGGGTGCTGCTTATTCTTGAGCGCTTTCCGGGGAGTGACGCGCAGAGCTTGTATGACGGGGTCGCGCGCATTCAGTGGGCTGATCACCTGCAGCCGGACGGCAGTCTGGCGGTGGATTTCACTGGTCAGCTGGCGGGTGTCGACAACACCCACTTCGGCGCACTGCGGGTCAAGGATGCGATTGTTGATCGGCTGCGCACTGCCGACGGCACCCGTCCTTCGGTAAACAAGGTGAATCCGGATCTGCGGGTCAATGTGCATTGCCGCAATGGTGAAGTACAGCTGGCGTTGGATCTGTCCGGTACCAGCCTGCACCAGCGCGGTTATCGTTTGCAGCAGGGCGCCGCGCCGCTCAAGGAAAACCTCGCGGCAGCCGTGTTGATTCGGGCCAACTGGCCGGCGCTGGCGGAGCAGGGAGCGGCGCTGGCCGACCCCATGTGCGGCTCCGGCACCTTTCTGGTAGAAGCCGGCCTGATGGCGGCGGACATTGCGCCGAACCTGCACCGCCAGCAATGGGGGTTCAGCCACTGGCTGCAACACGTTCCCGCTCTGTGGCAGCGCTTGCATGCCGAAGCCCAGCAGCGCGCCGATGCCGGGTTGGCGCGTGCGCCCTTGTGGATCCGCGGCTATGAAGCCGACCCGCGGTTGTTACAACCGCTGCGCAACAATATCCAGCGCGCCGGCCTGGGGGAGTGGATCAAGGTCTATCAGGGCGAGCTGGCGACCTTTGCACCGCACCCTGATCAGGGTCAGAAAGGCCTGGTCGTCTGCAACCCGCCCTACGGCGAGCGGCTGGGCGATGCCGCGAGTCTGGTCTACCTGTACCAGAAGCTCGGTGAGGTACTGCGCAGCGAATGCACTGGCTGGCAGGCGGCGATCTTCACCGGTAACCCGGAGCTGGGGCGGCGCATGGGTATTCGCAGTCACAAGCAATATTCGCTGTTCAATGGTGCCTTGCCATGCAAGCTGCTGCTGATGGACCTGCAATCCGAGCGCTATGTCACCGGTGCTGCGCCTAACTCCGCTGAGCGCGCCGAGCGGACTGAGCGAGCTGAGGCAGGCGATGCCCCCGCGCCGATGGAAACCAGCGCGCGGCTCAGCGAGTCGGCGCAGATGTTCGCCAATCGCTTGAAGAAGAATCTGAAAACCCTGGGCAAATGGGCACGTCAGCAGCAGATCAGCTGTTATCGTCTGTACGATGCGGACATGCCGGAGTTTGCCGTGGCCATTGATGTGTATGGCGATTGGGCTCACGTGCAGGAGTATGCCGCTCCGGCCAGTATCAGCGAAGACAAGGCCCAGGCGCGTCTGCAGGATGTGCTGGTGGCGCTGCCGCAGGTACTGGGCATTCCGGTCAGCCAGGTGGTGCTCAAGCAGCGTCAGCGTCAGGCTGGCAAGCAACAGTATCAGCGCATGGATCGTCGGGGTCAGTTCATGACGGTCAATGAAGGTCAGGTAAAATTGCTGGTCAATCTGACCGACTATCTGGATACCGGCCTGTTTCTGGATCATCGCCCGATCCGCCTGCGCATCGCCGAAGAAGCCCGCGGCAAGCGTTTCCTCAACCTGTTCTGCTATACCGCCAGCGCCACTGTGCATGCCGCGGTGGGCGGGGCGCGCAAGACGACCAGCGTCGATCTGTCGAAAACCTATCTGGACTGGGCGCGGCGCAATCTGTCATTGAACGGGCTGTCTGATCTGCATCAGTTGGTGCAGGATGACGTGATGAAGTGGCTGGAGCAGGATCGTGGTGAGTATGAACTCATCTTCATCGACCCGCCGACCTTCTCCAATTCCAAGCGTCTGGACGATGTGTTCGATGTGCAGCGCGATCATGTGCAATTGCTGGATATGGCCATGGCGCGCTTGGCGCCGGGCGGGGTGGTGTATTTCTCCAACAACTTCCGCCGTTTCCGGCTGGACTCTGCGTTGGCAGAGAAATATCAGGTTGAGGATATATCGGCGCAGACGCTGGACAAGGACTTTCAGCGCAATACGCGGATTCATCGCACCTGGAAGCTGATGCGCTGA